A single Natrinema pellirubrum DSM 15624 DNA region contains:
- a CDS encoding IclR family transcriptional regulator produces MTGTANRSVERAFRIVDELAENGGGRVSELADRLEMPVSTVHNYLQALVETGYVTVEDKEYSTTTRFLEVGHRQRHRLEVFQAVSDELQDIAAETGEHVTLLVEESDQCVIVAVQEGPDAVNLFAYPGARMPLHAAAPGKAILAHMPEDRVQGIIDRQGLVEMTNRTITDPDALFEQLAEIREQGYAIDEGERIAGMVCISAPVLDKSDEIRGAICVCGPQSRIDEKRRDEIADIVKRSANVTQVNLDYV; encoded by the coding sequence ATGACGGGCACAGCAAACCGATCGGTCGAACGGGCGTTCAGGATCGTGGACGAACTCGCGGAAAACGGGGGCGGGCGGGTATCGGAACTCGCGGATCGTCTCGAGATGCCCGTCAGTACCGTCCACAACTATCTCCAGGCGCTTGTCGAGACGGGCTACGTCACGGTCGAGGACAAGGAGTATTCGACGACGACCCGGTTTCTCGAGGTCGGTCACCGACAGCGCCATCGCTTGGAGGTGTTTCAGGCCGTCAGCGACGAACTTCAGGATATCGCAGCCGAGACCGGCGAACACGTGACGCTGCTGGTCGAGGAAAGCGACCAGTGTGTGATCGTCGCGGTCCAGGAAGGTCCCGACGCCGTGAACCTGTTCGCGTATCCCGGTGCGCGCATGCCGTTGCACGCGGCAGCCCCCGGGAAAGCGATTCTGGCACACATGCCCGAGGACCGCGTTCAGGGGATCATCGACCGGCAGGGCCTCGTGGAGATGACGAACCGGACCATCACCGACCCCGACGCCCTCTTCGAGCAGCTCGCAGAGATCCGCGAGCAGGGGTACGCCATCGACGAGGGCGAACGCATCGCCGGCATGGTCTGTATTTCCGCGCCGGTGCTGGACAAAAGCGACGAAATCCGTGGGGCGATCTGTGTCTGTGGCCCACAGAGTCGAATCGACGAGAAACGCCGCGACGAGATCGCCGACATCGTCAAGCGATCGGCGAACGTGACGCAGGTCAATCTAGATTACGTCTAA
- a CDS encoding enoyl-CoA hydratase/isomerase family protein, translated as MVAYDNLSIDHDDGVATVTLESTAGRNALTLEMANELVSAATTLGEDPDTRCIVLTHAGDFFGSGADLGALSGDESDAAHIRELAGRAHEAIVQFHRTKTPVVGGVNGIAAGIGFSLTLFPDLLVLGEDATLKFAYPGIGLTGDGGATFFLPRLVGLRAAKELVLKDDPISPTEAHELGLANEVVPSDEFDDRLAELAAELAAGPTAAFGTTTRLLTDSYERSLEQQLAAETDGIADATRTEDYERGLDAFFDDGEPEFVGR; from the coding sequence ATGGTTGCATACGACAACCTCTCGATCGATCACGACGACGGCGTCGCAACGGTGACTCTCGAGAGTACTGCCGGGCGAAACGCGCTCACACTCGAGATGGCCAACGAACTGGTATCAGCGGCGACGACCCTCGGCGAGGACCCCGACACGCGATGTATCGTCCTCACGCATGCGGGCGATTTCTTCGGCTCCGGCGCGGACCTCGGCGCGCTCTCCGGTGACGAGTCCGACGCGGCCCACATCCGGGAGCTGGCTGGACGGGCCCACGAAGCGATCGTCCAGTTCCACCGGACGAAGACACCAGTCGTCGGCGGCGTCAACGGCATCGCCGCCGGGATCGGCTTTAGCCTGACGCTGTTCCCGGACCTGCTCGTCCTCGGCGAGGACGCGACGCTCAAATTCGCGTATCCCGGGATCGGCCTGACCGGCGACGGCGGCGCGACGTTTTTCCTGCCGCGACTCGTCGGGCTGCGGGCCGCCAAGGAACTCGTTCTGAAAGACGACCCCATCAGCCCTACGGAGGCCCACGAGCTGGGACTGGCAAACGAGGTCGTCCCCAGCGACGAGTTCGACGACCGGCTGGCCGAACTCGCCGCCGAGCTTGCGGCAGGGCCGACCGCGGCGTTCGGGACGACGACCCGACTGCTGACCGACAGCTACGAGCGCTCGCTTGAGCAACAGCTCGCGGCGGAGACTGACGGCATCGCAGACGCGACCCGAACGGAGGACTACGAGCGCGGTCTCGATGCCTTCTTCGACGACGGCGAGCCCGAGTTCGTCGGCCGCTAG
- a CDS encoding hybrid sensor histidine kinase/response regulator: MVAPRRENTTSPGNTSGKNTISVLLVDGHVIVAEMASQFLEANDERFDVATASSASEGLDRLSQSEFDCVVSECQMPDMDGLAFLQAVREAYPEVPFILFTGNSDIAGDAISAGVTDYLQKKPGSDQFSVLANRIENAVHRTRAGHRLEESQRRFRTLLDNVPGMAYRCRNERGWPMLFVSDDCADLTGYERAYLLDGDRRYGRDVMHSDDRDRVWDTVQDALEAQEPFRVEYRIRTADGTEKRVWEQGQGVFEDGEVVAIEGFVTDITERSESQEQLEYQSSLLEAQMETTIDGLLVVNEDRTVAAYNDKFVDMWEIPEEVVETESDEALLDWIVEHKLVEPEAFMELVDNLYERPEETSRDEVRLRDGRVFDRYSAPVIGDEGTHYGRLWVFRDITERKERERELEQQEFLFSRVQAIADIGIWEYDTRTGELTWSDGICRIHGVADDYEPALADGLDFYHPDDRDEIAAAVTRAIEDGEQYDLELRIVRPDGTVRNVRTQGEVSTDENGETELVRGVFQDITDRKRREAELEEEREKYATLVEQSHDGIAIFQNRKSVFVNSRLAAITGYETDELWGMPVTELIAPEDRQLVRERYEQRLDPAVDPPPSRYTLTFETKDGRKRVAEASFADIKYEGAPADLVSIRDVTERQQYEDELERLNEELEVLNRVVRHDIRNDMAVMLGWGELLEDHVDDAGEEHLENILTSGEHIVELTEIARDYIETLTSDGEVDVKPTRLEQVLTNEIALRRDAHPDAEISVDEPIPAVTVRANEMLSSVFRNLLNNAVQHNDKDTPIVEIAAEEREDDVYVAVADNGPGVPETQRERIFGKDEMGLESSGTGIGLYLVQTLVDQYGGTVQVEDNEPEGAVFSVTLPKAD, encoded by the coding sequence ATGGTTGCCCCTCGCCGAGAGAATACTACTTCTCCAGGAAATACAAGCGGCAAAAATACGATTTCTGTCCTTCTCGTTGACGGTCACGTTATCGTTGCCGAGATGGCTTCCCAGTTCCTCGAGGCGAACGATGAGCGGTTCGATGTTGCGACGGCGTCCAGTGCCAGTGAGGGGCTTGATCGACTTTCCCAATCGGAGTTCGATTGTGTCGTCAGTGAGTGCCAGATGCCAGACATGGACGGCCTAGCATTTCTACAGGCTGTCCGAGAAGCGTATCCGGAGGTGCCGTTCATTCTGTTCACCGGGAATTCGGACATCGCGGGTGACGCTATCTCAGCCGGTGTCACCGATTACCTCCAAAAGAAGCCCGGTTCTGACCAGTTCTCCGTCCTAGCCAACCGCATCGAAAACGCGGTCCACCGAACCAGAGCGGGACACCGCCTCGAGGAAAGTCAGCGACGCTTCCGAACGCTGCTCGACAACGTTCCGGGGATGGCCTATCGATGTCGAAACGAACGTGGCTGGCCGATGCTCTTCGTCAGCGATGACTGTGCCGATCTCACGGGATATGAGCGGGCATACCTCCTCGACGGCGACCGTCGTTACGGCCGAGACGTAATGCATTCAGATGATCGCGACCGAGTCTGGGACACTGTCCAAGACGCTTTGGAGGCCCAAGAGCCGTTCCGCGTCGAATATCGCATCCGGACTGCTGACGGCACGGAGAAGCGGGTCTGGGAGCAGGGTCAGGGCGTGTTCGAAGACGGCGAGGTCGTCGCTATTGAGGGGTTTGTCACGGATATAACGGAGCGATCGGAGTCCCAGGAACAACTCGAGTATCAGTCTTCTCTGTTGGAAGCCCAGATGGAGACCACGATCGATGGACTACTCGTCGTCAACGAGGACCGCACTGTTGCCGCCTACAACGACAAGTTCGTCGATATGTGGGAGATACCCGAAGAGGTGGTCGAGACGGAATCGGACGAGGCGCTGTTGGACTGGATCGTCGAACACAAGCTTGTGGAGCCGGAAGCGTTCATGGAGTTAGTCGACAATCTCTACGAACGCCCCGAGGAAACGAGTCGCGACGAAGTCCGGCTTAGGGACGGCCGGGTCTTCGACCGCTATTCAGCTCCGGTCATTGGTGACGAGGGAACCCACTACGGCCGGTTGTGGGTGTTCCGCGATATCACCGAGCGCAAAGAGCGCGAGCGGGAACTCGAACAACAGGAATTTCTCTTCAGTCGGGTCCAAGCAATCGCTGACATCGGCATCTGGGAATACGATACACGAACGGGCGAACTCACGTGGTCAGACGGTATCTGTCGCATTCACGGGGTCGCTGATGACTACGAGCCGGCCTTAGCGGACGGACTCGACTTTTATCACCCTGATGACCGCGACGAGATTGCTGCTGCAGTTACCCGTGCGATCGAGGACGGAGAGCAGTACGACCTCGAATTGCGTATCGTCCGCCCCGACGGCACAGTCCGGAACGTTCGTACACAGGGAGAAGTTAGCACGGACGAGAACGGGGAGACGGAACTCGTTCGTGGCGTCTTTCAGGACATTACCGACCGAAAGCGACGCGAGGCGGAACTCGAAGAGGAGCGGGAAAAATACGCGACGCTGGTCGAACAGAGCCACGACGGCATCGCGATATTCCAGAACCGGAAGTCCGTCTTCGTCAACTCCCGGCTGGCGGCTATCACCGGCTACGAAACGGACGAACTCTGGGGGATGCCGGTCACTGAGCTAATCGCGCCGGAGGACCGCCAACTCGTCCGGGAGCGGTACGAACAGCGACTCGATCCAGCTGTCGACCCGCCGCCGTCGCGATATACGCTGACCTTTGAGACCAAGGATGGACGCAAGCGAGTCGCTGAAGCAAGTTTCGCCGACATCAAGTATGAAGGTGCGCCGGCAGATCTCGTGTCGATCCGAGACGTAACCGAACGACAGCAGTACGAAGACGAGTTGGAACGTCTCAATGAGGAACTGGAGGTGCTAAACCGAGTCGTTCGTCACGATATCCGCAACGACATGGCGGTCATGCTCGGGTGGGGCGAACTGCTCGAAGACCACGTCGACGACGCGGGGGAAGAACACCTCGAGAACATCCTCACGAGCGGCGAACATATCGTCGAACTCACGGAGATCGCCCGTGACTACATCGAGACGCTGACGAGTGACGGTGAGGTAGACGTCAAGCCGACGCGCTTAGAGCAAGTACTAACGAACGAAATCGCCCTTCGTCGAGATGCACACCCGGACGCGGAGATCAGCGTCGACGAACCGATTCCGGCTGTCACCGTTCGGGCGAACGAGATGCTTTCCTCGGTGTTTCGGAACCTCTTGAACAACGCCGTCCAGCACAACGACAAGGACACGCCGATAGTCGAGATTGCTGCCGAAGAACGAGAAGACGATGTGTACGTAGCAGTCGCCGATAACGGACCGGGGGTTCCTGAAACCCAGCGCGAGCGGATATTCGGAAAAGACGAGATGGGGCTCGAAAGCAGTGGCACGGGCATCGGGCTCTATCTGGTGCAGACGCTCGTCGACCAGTACGGCGGTACTGTCCAGGTCGAGGACAACGAACCGGAAGGAGCCGTCTTCAGCGTCACACTTCCGAAAGCGGACTGA